The following proteins are encoded in a genomic region of Mobula hypostoma chromosome 23, sMobHyp1.1, whole genome shotgun sequence:
- the LOC134336985 gene encoding cardiotrophin-2-like, with product MNAAFTLIFFSLGTLASAAPLGRGGLHRSFSKSAALSMKVQQDVQTLLTKYKVVRFGTSSFEDNSLFLSSLPSSRMSYTHWLDMQDAERLTLDCRDLQAFWIHVDSRHLQELSQPSVSTLVRLMEVVSLDLRDLISQLRTQIRALNGTVLDPSDVNYSLLAPSAESDWTSNLKGYIIFRDLEIYLNKVVRDFLLLKTKY from the exons ATGAATGCTGCCTTCACACTAATTTTCTTCTCACTGGGAACTCTGGCCAGCGCTGCTCCCTTGGGTCGCGGAGGCCTGCACAGATCCTTCAGCAAGAGCGCCGCCCTTTCCATGAAAGTCCAGCAGGATGTGCAGACACTCCTCACCAAATAC AAGGTGGTGAGGTTTGGGACGTCATCATTTGAAGACAACTCGCTGTTCCTGAGCAGCCTCCCAAGCAGCCGGATGAGTTACACACACTGGCTGGATATGCAG GACGCGGAACGCCTGACGCTGGACTGTCGGGATCTCCAGGCCTTCTGGATCCACGTGGACTCCAGGCACCTCCAGGAGCTCAGCCAACCGTCGGTCTCAACCCTGGTGCGTTTGATGGAAGTTGTTTCGCTGGACCTGAGAGACCTGATTTCCCAGCTCAGAACTCAG atcCGAGCCTTGAATGGCACCGTCCTGGATCCCTCCGATGTCAACTACTCTCTCCTGGCCCCAAGCGCTGAAAGTGATTGGACCAGCAACTTAAAGGGATACATCATCTTCCGGGACCTGGAGATCTACCTGAACAAGGTTGTCCGAGACTTCCTCCTCCTAAAGACCAAATACTGA